The following proteins come from a genomic window of Microtus ochrogaster isolate Prairie Vole_2 chromosome 7, MicOch1.0, whole genome shotgun sequence:
- the LOC101991352 gene encoding olfactory receptor 1361-like, which translates to MDGDNQTTVTEFLLLGLSGKSEQKDVVFGMFLGMYMVTISGNLLIILSVTCDPHLHTPMYFFLANLSSVDICFSSVTVPKALVNHMVGSKSISYTECLIQIYFLITFVTLDNFLLSVMAYDRYVAICHPLHYTLMMRPRLCVLLVVISWVITNLHALLNTLLMVRLTFCSHNAVPHFYCDPYLVMKLSCSDTFMNDVTAFSEGGVLFMTPFVCIVVSYSYICSKVLKMPSAQGIRKAMSTCGSHLTVVCLCYGAILGIYMHPSSSYSLQDAVASVIFTVVTPLTNPFIYSLRNRNIKAALRKISPRILNF; encoded by the coding sequence ATGGATGGTGACAATCAGACAACAGTCACAGAATTCCTCCTCCTGGGACTCTCTGGAAAGTCAGAACAAAAAGACGTTGTCTTTGGGATGTTCTTGGGGATGTACATGGTCACCATCTCGGGGAACCTTCTCATCATCCTGTCTGTCACCTGTGACCCTcatctccacacacccatgtacttcttcttGGCCAACCTCTCCAGTGTCGACATCTGCTTTTCCTCAGTCACCGTCCCCAAGGCATTGGTGAAtcacatggtgggaagcaagTCCATCTCTTACACAGAGTGTTTGATACAGATCTACTTCTTGATCACATTCGTCACCTTGGACAATTTTCTCCTGAgtgtgatggcctatgaccgctatgtggccatttgTCACCCACTCCACTACACTCTGATGATGAGGCCCAGACTCTGTGTCCTCCTGGTGGTCATATCATGGGTCATCACAAACCTGCATGCTCTCTTGAACACTCTCCTCATGGTTCGACTCACCTTCTGTTCCCACAATGCAGTGCCCCACTTCTACTGTGACCCCTACCTTGTCATGAAACTCTCTTGTTCTGATACCTTTATGAATGATGTCACAGCCTTTTCTGAGGGTGGAGTGTTATTTATGACACCGTTTGTATGCATTGTTGTTTCCTATTCCTACATCTGCTCTAAGGTCTTGAAGATGCCCTCTGCCCAGGGGATAAGAAAAGCCATGTCCACTTGTGGTTCCCACCTCACTGTGGTCTGTCTTTGCTACGGGGCGATCCTAGGAATTTATATGcacccttcttcctcctactCACTACAGGATGCAGTGGCCTCTGTCATCTTCACAGTGGTGACCCCTTTGACCAACCCCTTCATCTATAGCCTGAGGAATCGTAACATCAAAGCAGCCCTAAGGAAGATAAGTCctagaattttaaatttctag